Proteins co-encoded in one Pieris napi chromosome 10, ilPieNapi1.2, whole genome shotgun sequence genomic window:
- the LOC125052973 gene encoding protein PTHB1: MSIFKSKPFWSNEKLQSEAYDEGIQNSYCVKVDKFNSHNDSDCIIACEGRQLKIYKPSKESESDIILESDQKDVILQIETGKFIMDSSDRQIFILHPQSYATYFLEKKDGHIDAGVQNYLRPVLKHSFTRKASSVIVGPFGVTRSRDLICIQALDGALSFFDQDTFLFMCLFDDIIIPTPINYVPSSDVFIICKSTWIMEIYSYQQLRELSELSGRQNKKNIPQWTYSPGEEISALQVIRTSSNFSSIIALGERYLYCFQDNGLMKFMIRFDFMPVCFYAYLIGWYYEPNSRLIIMVVSDDAKLFIYEDTALLWSCDLLNNTMAISRCFLKNLAGGIVTLSTNGIISVSYLGTEPDLNSAIVPMTAAAEPEDILAEIGAIEEALEKIMGNEESLPTPELIKIKIEMGKPVESFINDVLTPNCSLIIILTCEPKQIQNIQITYFCKQPFSFSDSCVCLDDINGTEIVETRISLNDFCVSNNKIKIIFTITDCSGKIHVLVKDVLVPLSLYTRVVDTVENNAFILYLQINLGCISLDNVFEDTINPNSITFSYKNKTVTIRTMDDQYAVEGNDCTEIYPILNYFLDKLQEHYRKMGINNLEVMLKIDPELYKHMIHRFLKSIEKHAKERIVLKKFEAELNVLQSQFTLIQKKLLVQYGSLPPGDCEALEFLMRDTYSMIVRTAEDVLACKDKVISISCEVSAIGHLVLCVLKHSGIEEGKIQILEETLSLDTFCDDIQDWEESVTQASSYILNSKLKKSKDKEKISPVTDQDVLSQVNIKRFLKQTKFILENLTEKSENITRIEEFVEVI; encoded by the exons ATGTCTATATTTAAATCGAAACCATTTTGGTCTAACGAGAAATTACAAAGCGAAGCATACGATGAAGGTATTCAAAATAGCTATTGCGTCAAAGTGGATAAATTTAACTCGCACAATGATAGCGACTGCATAATTGCTTGTGAAGGACGACAATTGAAGATCTATAAACCCAGCAAAGAGTCCGAAtctgatattattttagaatctGACCAAAAAGATGTTATCCTACAGATTGAAACtggaaaatttattat GGATTCCAGTGATagacaaattttcatattgCATCCTCAAAGTTATGCAACATATTTTCTTGAGAAGAAGGATGGACATATTGATGCGG GTGTTCAAAACTACCTAAGACCCGTATTAAAACACTCATTTACAAGAAAAGCGTCTAGTGTTATTGTTGGGccctttggcgtaacaagaagCAGAGAccttatttgtattcaagcgTTAGATGGCGCTTTGAGTTTTTTCGACCAAGACACATTTCTCTTTATGTGTTTGTTCGATGATATTATAATACCGACACCTATCAACTATGTGCCTAGTAgtgatgtatttattatttgcaaaTCTACGTGGATTATGGAAATATACAG ttaccaGCAATTACGCGAGTTGAGTGAACTAAGTGGCCGACAGAATAAGAAAAACATTCCGCAATGGACATATAGTCCTGGCGAAGAAATATCAGCTCTGCAAGTTATACGG ACAAGCAGTAACTTTTCCAGCATAATCGCTTTGGGAGAGCGATATCTCTATTGTTTCCAGGATAATGGATTGATGAAATTTATGATTCGATTTGATTTTATGCCCGTCTGCTTTTACGCCTACCTTATTGGTTGGTACTACG AACCAAATTCaagattaattataatggttGTATCCGACGATGCAAAGCTCTTCATCTATGAAGACACAGCGTTGTTATGGTCGTgtgatttactaaataatacaatGGCGATATCTCGATGTTTTCTCAAAAACTTAGCTGGAGGAATTGTAACACTGTCCACGAATGGAATTATAAGTGTGAGCTATTTGGGAACGGAGCCTGATCTGAATTCGGCTATAGTACCGATGACGGCTGCTGCTGAACCAGAAGATATCCTAGCGGAGATAGGGGCCATTGAGGAAGCTCTTGAGAAAATTATGGGGAACGAAG aatccctCCCTACGCCCGAgcttatcaaaataaagatTGAAATGGGAAAACCAGTTGAGAGCTTCATCAACGACGTTTTAACACCCAACTGTTCATTAATAATCATCCTCACATGTGAACCTAAACAAATCCAGAATATACAAATAACCTACTTCTGCAAACAGCCATTTTCATTTAGCGATTCGTGTGTATGCCTAGACGATATTAATGGAACAGAGATTGTCGAAACGCGAATTTCTCTCAATGATTTTTgcgtttcaaataataaaattaaaattatttttacaataacagaTTGTTCTGGAAAGATCCATGTGTTGGTTAAAGATGTTTTGGTACCGCTGTCATTGTATACTCGTGTAGTTGATACTGTTGAAAATAatgcatttattttgtatttacaaattaatctTGGCTGTATTAGTTTAGATAATGTATTTGAAG ACACAATTAATCCAAATAGTATTacgttttcatacaaaaataaaacagtgacAATTAGAACTATGGACGATCAATACGCGGTTGAAGGAAACGATTGTACGGAGATATATccgattttaaattacttccttgataaattacaagaacattacaggaaaatgggaataaataatttagaagtAATGCTTAAAATTGATCCCGAGCTGTACAAACATATGATTcatcgatttttaaaatccaTCGAAAAGCATGCCAAGGAACGCATTGTTTTGAAGAAATTTGAG GCCGAACTAAACGTTTTACAATCACAGTTCACTCTCATTCAAAAGAAGCTGTTGGTCCAGTATGGGTCTTTGCCACCGGGTGACTGTGAAGCCCTGGAATTTCTAATGCGAGACACATATTCAATGATTGTTAGAACTGCTGAAGATGTCTTAGCATGTAAAGATAAAGTAATCAG tatatcgTGTGAGGTGAGTGCAATTGGACATCTTGTGCTTTGCGTACTCAAACATTCTGGTATTGAAGAAGGAAAAATTCAAATACTCGAAGAAACACTATCATTGGACACATTCTGTGATGATATTCAG gaCTGGGAGGAGTCAGTTACTCAAGCGTCCTCCTACATTCTCAACTCAAAACTCAAGAAGAGCaaagataaagaaaaaatatctcCCGTAACCGACCAAGATGTTCTGTCACAAGTCAATATTAAAAGATTCCTCAAGCAAACTAAATTTATACTCGAAAATTTGACCGAAAAATCAGAAAATATAACACGTATAGAAGAATTCGTTGAAGtgatttga
- the LOC125052978 gene encoding caspase-1 produces the protein MSDIEVQDNANTDKEQRTNGGGDEGDAWGSHESSSVRRYAKMPVDKNAPFYNMNHKYRGMAIIFNHEHFDIHSLKSRTGTNVDSDNLSRVLKGLGFRVTVLTNLKSEDVNRYLQQTSEMDHSDYDCVLIAVLTHGEMGMLYAKDTHYKPDNLWYYFTADKCPTLAGKPKIFFIQACQGDKLDGGITLTSRSETDGSASASYKIPIHADFLIVFSTVPGFYSWRNTTRGSWFMQALCEELRYSGTERDILTLLTFVCQKVALDYESNTPDVMTMHQQKQVPCITSMLTRLLVFGKK, from the coding sequence ATGTCCGACATTGAAGTGCAAGACAATGCCAATACTGATAAAGAACAAAGAACCAACGGCGGAGGTGATGAAGGTGATGCATGGGGAAGTCATGAGTCTTCCTCAGTTCGACGATACGCTAAGATGCCTGTTGATAAAAATGCTCCCTTCTACAACATGAATCACAAATACCGTGGTATGGCAATAATATTTAACCATGAACATTTCGATATCCACAGTCTTAAATCTCGCACTGGCACGAATGTCGATAGTGATAATTTATCCAGAGTCTTGAAAGGTCTAGGATTCCGCGTCACGGTTCTAACTAATTTGAAGTCGGAAGATGTAAACAGGTACCTACAACAAACTTCAGAGATGGATCATTCTGACTATGATTGTGTTCTTATAGCAGTTCTAACTCATGGAGAAATGGGCATGTTGTATGCTAAAGATACCCATTACAAACCTGATAATTTGTGGTATTATTTTACAGCTGACAAATGCCCCACATTAGCAGGAAAAcctaagatattttttatccaAGCTTGTCAAGGGGACAAACTGGACGGTGGAATAACACTGACTAGCCGATCTGAGACTGATGGCTCTGCAAGTGCCTCCTACAAGATACCTATACATGCAGATTTCTTGATTGTGTTTTCGACTGTTCCTGGTTTTTATTCTTGGAGAAACACTACTCGTGGTTCTTGGTTTATGCAAGCACTTTGTGAGGAGTTACGTTATTCAGGAACAGAAAGAGACATACTTACGCTGTTGACTTTTGTTTGTCAAAAAGTAGCTCTTGATTATGAGTCCAACACTCCAGATGTGATGACCATGCATCAGCAGAAACAAGTTCCATGTATTACAAGTATGCTAACTCGTTTACTTGTATTTGGCAAGAAATAG